TTATgcattatatttttgcttttaaggCTTTCCTCTTTTACCTATGCATTATTTAGAAATTTGTTATTTAGTGTTTGGAAATTTCTCTGCTTTGCTTCTGTCATTATTTTCCTGTTtgattccattatggtcagataatATACTCTATGAATTTAGTACTTAATCTATGTTGAGGTTGTTTTAAGTCCCAGTGTATGATCTATATTTGTGAATATTCTTTGGTcacttgagatttttgttttgtttcttttgggggtggtGTACTGTAGATTTAACTCctaggtgtgctttaccactgagctacatcccaaccctatttatttagttaattagttatttttattttgatttgaatCAGAGTCTTACTTATTTGatgagggcctcgctaagttactgaggttggcctcaaacttgagatcctctgacccagcctctcaagttgctgggattacacacatgtgCTACTACACCCCAATTCTTTGGTctgttgaataaaatatatattctgctCTTGTTGAATGAGATGTATTATATATGTTAATGAGGTCTAGTTTTTTGATgggtttctaaattttatatctatacatgtttttatataatgttttattccTCTGGTTTTCCCCTATTGTTATTATACCATTTCTCTGTTTTGGATAGTTTCTTTGGTTTTAgtttacagaattttatttttcacatatgttAGTGTGGATTTATTTAGAATTGTGCTACTTGAGTTCTTTAATTTCTGTTTGTATTCCACTATTTCTTGAGGAACAGAACTAGTTTTGCTTCCTATACCCTTGCTCAGTCTCATTGATGTAGGGTAGGAATGGAAGCTCAGCTCCTCACTGAGCCAATCTGACACTAGTGAAGAGGTTGAGGGTGAAACATAGTGGTAATTAGCTCATTCTCAAATCCTCTCATTAAATCTCATTGATGAGGTCTTGGTAGAGGCTTAACTTACCATTTGAAACACATTGACATTATTCCTACCAGAGAATCAGTGTATACTACCAGCTTTGCCTCAGAGATGATGGAAGATCAGTTGCCCACTTGGCCCCACTGAAATAGTGTGTGGCAAAGTGAGGCAGGGAAGTTTTTCTCCTGGTTCTGTTTTCTGGAGTAGGGTATGTATTGCCAAAAAAGGTTTTGTATTATTAGGCCTCCCTTTTTCAGATCTTTTGTGTTTGGACAAAAGACTTTTCTTATAGATGTTACCATTTGTGCTTATTGAGGTTTCTGGGTTGGAGACTTCTTCAGCTTTCTGTTTAGGATCTATAAGACACAATAAGAAAATCAAGGGAACTCTACTCCTGTCTTTGTTCAAATTCTGAGGTCCCAAGTccattcatatctttttttttcctgctttcataGATTCCCTTTACTTGGTAATTAACCTGTCTCCagaatactttaaattttgagagacaGAGGACATATAAACAATTCAGACTATTTTATACTGATCAGAGCTGAAAGACTCCCTTTTTATATCTCCATAATATTTTAAACAGTTATGTTAACCACTATGGACATAAGGGCATTGCATTATGACCTAGGGGGGATTAAGTGTGTAAAAAGTGGTGGTTCTACTATCATCCCCTTGAACATAGATGCCCTCTCTTTGATTTTGTgtgtcctgaggagggaagatacAACacacaactttatttttcaaagccaAATGGTGTTGGAGTCCAAACTACACACAAATGGCTGGTAGAATTTCTAGCATCCATAACTTTAAGGGTTTCTTCTCTTCTCTGTGGAAACTTCTTAGACTTTTGATGCTTACTTCGTCCCAGGGAAAAGAAGGTAGACAtgtttcttagtttttgtttacTATTGATTTCCCCATTGTTCTTTCTACTATAGGATAACATCATAATGATCAACATTGGTCACTAGTTTGTTTAGCTGCTGTTGTTGAAGAACTCTGAGGTGTCCCTTTCAGTAGGAATTACCACTgttcatagatggacacaacatctcccAGCTGCTCCTAGTGTTTCTACTCCTGGCAAGCAACTTCTACAGATATTCCATTCCTATATTTGGGATGCTGAGAGGAAGTGTGGCTTATGAACAATATATGACTAGCAGAAATTTTActcatttctccaaaatataagtGCATCAAATATGGATTTACACTATTTTGGTTCACTTAATAATTCattgtctttggaaaaaaatcataatttttccaAGCTgcaatttcctcatctacaaaatgtgGATCATATTAATAGTggattaaaaaagataatatttgaaaCAGTCCTATAACAATATTTGTTagtataataataaatgatattggGAAGAATCATAACTGTGTTGCAGAAAAGTGTAAAGGAGAATGGGGTATGCAGTAACTGAAATGGAATGGCCAGGAGGCCTCATTGTCTATGTGAGTGAAattacaaaaagggctgggaaaggaggagaaaaatatcaacaaaaggTTCAGGGATGGTAGAGGTAGAGAAAGCAGCATGGAAGTAGATCCTACAGTCTTCTCAGATGAGTCAGACAATTAAATTTATCCCTGTATGTACTTGCTCAGCAAACTGGTTTTTAAGGGGGAAGATTGGGACTTGTGCAGAGTTGATGTCAGCCACCAACCTCTCTGTACAATACAATCTATCAATCAGTGTGTAATTAAAatctgtgtgtctgtgcatacTAGGTACAGTCCTGCTACTGGATTGGCTACTCTGAGGTAACATGTGAGGTCCACTGAGACTTTCAAGAGTGAAAATCTGCATTCCACATCTCTACAGTCTCATGGTTTTATACCTATGATGGCCTCCTTCTTCAAAGTGCTTTATGTCCTTTTGTGCATGTGAAAATCATGTTCATCCCTCAAATCCCTTTCCCAAGGCCTAGTGGAGGGGTGATCTGGTCAGATGCCTTGAGTTTATAGAATTGTCAAAGGGAATGTTTAACTTAAACTGCCAGGAATAGAAAGGGAGGTGCCCATCCACTGAGGCACTGTTCCACTCCACCTCCTTAGGACTGGACGAAAGCAAACACCTCCCCCATCAGCACAGAGCACCAGGTTCTGAAACTGTGACCAACCAAAGGACTATGAAGATCATAGGCAGAATATGAGGGGAAATGATCTTCATTTGGAATGCATTCCTCAGAGATTTCTAGTGCAGGAACTCAGAAACCTTAATTTGAGGATGGGGAATATTTGTTTGAAATTGTTTAATAAGATACCTCACCAGAagggctgaggaaggaaggacagaaaggAACTAGCAGGAAGATGGGTAGTATCCCTGCCACTGGCAAACACTCCCTTTGGCTACCAATTTCAATGTCAATCTCAGTTCAAGGTTCTCACAGTATTACACCAAGTGTATATTTGTTTCTTCCCACCAATCATGGTCAAGGCTCATCTAATCCTGTACTTGACtatattttaagtttcagattttatTCAAGTAAGAATTTTAGGGCTAGTTGGTTGCCCTAAAATGGGCGATGAAACACCATGTATTCTATACTGAGAATTCAGGAGCTATACCCTCCAGCAATCTACTCAGGCCTCTGCTCCACACCCACTTACCCCTTGACCCACAGCCTCCACCTGCAAGCCCAGCACGTGCTATCCATATCCCCCTcgtcctccctcccccactctctccTCCCCCAGCTTCAGCAGCTTCTCAAGCACTTCCTCCCTTCTCTCAGACTTGGCAGCCGCCTCTCCCCCACACTCCTAGGGTGCTCTGCTCCCTCTGACCAGGAGTTATTTGCCTGGCCCCAccgttttttgtgtgtgtggtttgtttgtttgttttttttttttttttttttattttttttgctgcgGACAACCTCAGACTCAGTGCCTGGTGGTAGCCGCGATCTCCTGGCCCTTGAAATCCCGAGCTCCCACCTGAAGCGCAGACGCCTCCACCCAAGCCCCCAACGCCCTGCCACCCACTGCTATGGCCAGTAGGAGTGCCACACACAGCCTCGCCGCCGCCTGCCCGACGGCCACCATGGACTCACCGGAAACACACAGCAAGAAGCGGGAAGCACCTGCACTCAAGGTTGGTGAGGGGAGCTCTTCCTCTCAGGTTTTGGTGAAGCCAGGGCACAGAGAGGGGCCGCTACAGCCCAACAAGCAGAAGCAGCTAGCAACTTCTCGCTCGCTGGTCCATTATTTGAGGGGCCGTGCGGTGAGCACTTGGAGCAGTGCCGGGCTCCAGGGCTTCGAGGGTAAGCTGCACAGCTATACGGTGCTGAGGCTTCCCGAGATACTGACTGAGCACCAGCTGGCGCTGGGCACCCTCAACAAGGTTTTCGCCTCTCAGTGGCTAAACTCCAGGCAGGTGGTGTGTGGCACCAAGTGTAACACGCTCTTTGTGCTGGACGTACAGTCGGGCCAAATCAATCGCATCCCCCTGATGCGGGACAGGGTGCCCATTCTGTCCCGGGATCAGCCAACCACTGGCATCCATGCCATTGAACTAAATCCCTCTAAGACGCTTTTGGCTACCGGGGGTGAAAATCCCAACAGCCTGGCAGTCTACCAGCTACCCACCCTGGATCCCTTGTGCCTGGGTGACCGACATGCTCACAAAGACTGGATCTTCTCCATAGCCTGGTTGAGTGATACTGTGGCTGTGAGTGGCTCCCGCGATGGCACTATGGCCCTGTGGCAGGTGGATCCTGACAGAAATGGCAGCATTGCCCTGCAAAACGATGGGAAGTTCCCTGTGTATACCCACATCTATCCAAAGCACATAGAGGCTATCCCCAAGGCCAACAGCAACATAGGTAACCACAGAGTGCGGGCCCTGGCCTTCAGTGGCGTGAACCAGGAACTGGGAGCCGCGTCCGCGGATGGCTACTTCCACCTGTGGAAAGCTGGAAACACCCTATCCAGGCTGCTGTCCTTCAGGCTGCCC
This window of the Urocitellus parryii isolate mUroPar1 chromosome X, mUroPar1.hap1, whole genome shotgun sequence genome carries:
- the LOC113197113 gene encoding DDB1- and CUL4-associated factor 12-like protein 2 gives rise to the protein MDSPETHSKKREAPALKVGEGSSSSQVLVKPGHREGPLQPNKQKQLATSRSLVHYLRGRAVSTWSSAGLQGFEGKLHSYTVLRLPEILTEHQLALGTLNKVFASQWLNSRQVVCGTKCNTLFVLDVQSGQINRIPLMRDRVPILSRDQPTTGIHAIELNPSKTLLATGGENPNSLAVYQLPTLDPLCLGDRHAHKDWIFSIAWLSDTVAVSGSRDGTMALWQVDPDRNGSIALQNDGKFPVYTHIYPKHIEAIPKANSNIGNHRVRALAFSGVNQELGAASADGYFHLWKAGNTLSRLLSFRLPYGHESMCLTYCNDFSLYVVGSYSHVSFLDMRRGHQNIQPLSPYECGTGVRSLSVYQHIVTVGTGLGSLLFYDIRAQKFLEERASASLDSFLGPTGRKLKLTCGRGWLNHDDLWLNYFGGVEEFPNALYTHCYNWPEMKLFVAGGPLPSGLHGHYAGLWS